The DNA segment GTCGGTTGAGTTGATTGAACCTGCGTTACCATCACTGTAGGAACTACAGGATTTGCTTTCACCGTCGTCGGAGAATCCGCCTGCACTACAGAACCTACGCAAAGACTGCCGCCAAAGCAAGCCACCGCTACATACCATGCCAAACTACTACGTTTCATAATTGCCTCCTATCCACATTGGCTCTCTGTATACATACAATACATAGTGTAATTCTACATAGTTATGCAAAATCCCTCTATGGATTTGTATGTATTCCCAAAATAATAAAGAGTCTATACATAAAATCTCCAGTCAATTCAGTTTAGGTAGCTGTATAAACTCTTTTAGAGATACGTAAATACATCTCTAAATCTGTCTACGCAAAGAATATGCTATAATACAGCTGTTGATAGTATTAGAGAGTTCTTATAAAAAAGAGGTATATGTAATGAAACTATGTAAACGATCGATTATTACCAGTTCACTATTTGCTGTATTGGCTATATCATCTGCGTACGGGGCTACACCAGTACAGCCAAGTGAAAGCACAGATACTGCAGTGGTTGATATGGATTATTCTAATATTCCAGAGTTAAAAAAATCTATCGAGAGCGCAACACCTGCTATGATACAATCTACGCTTGATGCTTCTAAGGGAAAACCTACTAAAGATAAGCCCATCTATTCAACAGTGACTATGTCTGGTAACCGTGTTGTATCCGTAAAAACTTACAAAACTAAAGAAGAACAAGAAAAGGCCATGTTAAAAGAGCGTAAACGCTTAGACAAGGTCACTGCAGAACGTCAGGCTAAAAGAAAAGACGAAACACGCACAGATATGCTAAAAGGTTTAACACCAATACCGTCCTATCCACCTGTTAGTGAAACACGCGTATTACAAAGTGAAATGTTCTCTAGACCATTTGGTAGACAACTCGATTTGCGTTTAGTAGAGGCCTATACACAAGATTATGACAAGGCAAAACCTGGCGATATTTATGTCTATGCAGATTATGTGGACTACACATCTAAACAGCTATTAGGTGAAAAAGATGGCACCACTGCTATTTCAGCTATGATTCTACGTGTACTCATGAGAAAAGACGAAAATAAAGCTTTCAGCATCGATGTAAATGCGTACTTCATAAATCCAACAACACATACCATTTCCATAAGTCGTTCTGAAGATGCAAAGGGTATCGATATCAAGAAAGAGGAAAGAGCTGAAGCTGTATTTAAACTACCATCACACCAACTACAAGCCGGCGATCCACAGTATGAAATCGCTAAGCTTATGTATCAGGACCTAACTAATAAAAAATTTGATTAACAATATTTAAATACACTCACCACGACAAAAGCCCCACCTTACTATGAACTACATAGCAAGGAGGGGCTTCGTTTTAGTTTAAGGAAGTTCTTTTAGTCGTTTATGTTGTTTAGATAGAATATCATTTACATAAATAGTTATATAATGTGTGCAAGTTTATAGGATTGTTTTATGTTCTTTTAAGGGGTTATTTATGTAAATATAAGAGAGTTTTGTAAGGGATTTATTAGTTAGAGAGATCTATTAATTTATTTTACATCGCTGAAATCGATGTTCATGCCCAAGGCTTTAGCTACGCCTTCACCATAAGCTGGATCACATTGGTAGCAATGTTTTGCATGGCGTTCTTTAATGAAATCAGGTACACCATCCATAGCTGCTGCTGTGTTTTCAAACAAGATTTGCTGTTTTTCAGGGCTCATGAGACGGAACAATTTACCTGGTTGTGTGTAGAAGTCAGAGTCATCTTCGTAGAAGTCGTATTGGTATGCTGCACCAGATACGTCTAGACCAGGGTTTTTGAATTGTGGTTGTTCAGCCCATTCGCCAAAGCTATTTGGTGCATAGCCAATTGTGGAACCATGGTTACCATCTACACGGCCTTGACCATCACGATGGTAGCTGTTTACAGGGCATTTAGGCGCATTAACAGGGATTTGATGGTAGTTTGCACCTAAACGATAGCGTTGTGCATCGGCATAGGAGAACAAACGACCTTGAAGCATTCTGTCAGGGGAGAAGGATACGCCAGGAATGATAGTAGATGGTGCAAATGCAGCTTGTTCTACATCTTGGAAGTAGTTTTCAGGGTTGCGGTTAAGCTCCATTACGCCTACTTCGATCAATGGGAATTCATCATGGTACCATACTTTTGTTAAGTCGAATGGATTGTATGGCATGTTATTAGCTTGTTCTTCTGTCATCACTTGGATGCATAATTTCCATTTAGGGAAATCACCGCATTCGATAGCATCAAAGAGATCGCGTTGATGGCTTTCACGGTCATTAGCCACAATCTCAGCCGCCTCAGCATTGGAGAGATTTTCAATCGGTTGTTGGCAAACCCAGTGGAATTTAACCCATACGCGTTCATCGTTTTCATTGATAAGACTGTATGTATGGCTACCGAAACCATGCATTGTGCGGTAAGATTTAGGAATACCACGGTCACTCATTACAATTGTCACTTGGTGAATAGCTTCTGGCAAGCTAGTCCAGAAATCCCAGTTTGCTGTCGCATCGCGAAGATTTGTCTTAGGATTACGTTTTACAGCGCGGTTTAAATCAGGGAATTGCAATGGATCGCGGATGAAGAATACAGGTGTGTTGTTACCTACGAGGTCCCAGTTACCTTCTTCCGTATAGAATTTTACAGCAAAACCACGAATATCGCGCTCTGCATCAGCGGCACCACGCTCACCGGCAACGGTGGAGAAACGCACAAATAACGGCGTTTGCTTGCCTACTTCAGAGAAAAGTTTTGCTTTTGTATATTTAGTAATATCATTAGTTACTGTAAAAGTACCGAATGCACCGGAACCTTTAGCATGCATGCGACGTTCAGGAATTACTTCACGCGCAAAATGACCTAATTTCTCCATCAACCAAACGTCTTGCATCAAAACAGGACCACGTTTACCTGCTGTTGCAGAATTGCGATTATCCGGTACAGGAGCGCCAAAGGCTGTTGTTAATTTCTTTTCTTCACTCATGTTACAACCTCCTACTTAGAAATACAATATATGAATCATCTATACTTACATATTAAATAATTATCCATCAGATAATCATTAGCAACGGATAATTATTATTGATATATAAATCATAACATAGTTTTGTAGGAATAACAAGATTAACTTTCCATAAATCATATATACATAATCTTAATGAATATACCTATCAACAGCCTAATAAGTAATATAAAATCCTATCATACCACCTTTGCCATCTAGTATTTTAAGATACACGCCTACTTAATTAAGCATATATAAAGAAAAAACACCTTATAATCAACAAAGTGATTATAAGGTGTTTTTATTATGCTGGACGACTCCAATCAACTTGCACGTCGATAGCTTCCCACATGCGTGTCAAAGCTAATTTAAAATTATCCAAAGATTCTAATGGTTTTACGTTCAACCGTTCATACGTATCAAGACCTGTAGCATGCTCAATAGCATGTTCATCGTTCAAGTAAGCGAGAACCTTATCTGCCCATTCTTGTTCAGGTAACTCTACGGATACTGTTTTTGCTTCTGTGTCATAGGATAAGAAGCCGTTGCTGTTGATACCATAATGGATGGCTACACGAAATAAACTCATATCTATACCTCTCTTGCGGTAATTTTTAAACACTATATCCATATTGTAACATGAATAAATATATTAGCGAAAGTATTCAATATAAACTTTATGAGTCTATTGTATCGAGTTATATATCCTTGTTAATGTCGCCTACATCACCATTCTTATCTAGGTCAAAGCCCTTATCCATTTTAGTAGATTCCACATCCTCATTAGTAGACTGTGCATCTACTGCAGACTTGAGTTCTGATCGTTTTCTACGCATTCCATTCTCTCCGTGAAAGCGTTGCCACAGCGCCCCGCTCATGATGACAGTCTCCCCAAATTTAGACTCTAACGAATCTAGTACACCAGCTAGCTTGTCTTCTGTTTCATCCTGTGGTGACTCAAAGAGGCTATCCTGCATAGGCACTTCTTCATCAAGACCACTTACTGTGAGGCCTAATAAACGGATAGGACCTGGAGGCTCCATAAAATTACGCTCACTTGAACCACTAAGTTTAGAAGTACTATGATTAGAACCAATATAGTTAGATTTACTATCTTTGGAACTACTATATTTAAAATGAGTAGATCTTACCTTTGTAGTCGCCCCTAGTGCTTCCACATCTTTCTTTATACCTTTAGGTTGTTTGCTCGTCTTATCTTGCATCAGTTTATTCCACAAAAGCAATGCGGTTTCAAAAAACACATGCTCATGATCTGATGGCGTATCTAACCGCTTTTGGCGGGATACGGTGGTGAAATCATCATAACGAACCTTAATGGACACGGTGTGACCTAACAGGTTACGTTTTCTCAATCGTTTTGATAAGCGGTTTGCAAAGTATCTAAACTCTAGTTCAATGGCACTGCCATCCGTTAAATCTTC comes from the Veillonella dispar genome and includes:
- a CDS encoding catalase, coding for MSEEKKLTTAFGAPVPDNRNSATAGKRGPVLMQDVWLMEKLGHFAREVIPERRMHAKGSGAFGTFTVTNDITKYTKAKLFSEVGKQTPLFVRFSTVAGERGAADAERDIRGFAVKFYTEEGNWDLVGNNTPVFFIRDPLQFPDLNRAVKRNPKTNLRDATANWDFWTSLPEAIHQVTIVMSDRGIPKSYRTMHGFGSHTYSLINENDERVWVKFHWVCQQPIENLSNAEAAEIVANDRESHQRDLFDAIECGDFPKWKLCIQVMTEEQANNMPYNPFDLTKVWYHDEFPLIEVGVMELNRNPENYFQDVEQAAFAPSTIIPGVSFSPDRMLQGRLFSYADAQRYRLGANYHQIPVNAPKCPVNSYHRDGQGRVDGNHGSTIGYAPNSFGEWAEQPQFKNPGLDVSGAAYQYDFYEDDSDFYTQPGKLFRLMSPEKQQILFENTAAAMDGVPDFIKERHAKHCYQCDPAYGEGVAKALGMNIDFSDVK